The following proteins are encoded in a genomic region of Populus trichocarpa isolate Nisqually-1 chromosome 13, P.trichocarpa_v4.1, whole genome shotgun sequence:
- the LOC18104468 gene encoding uncharacterized protein LOC18104468 yields MATTEDFTFPIFTDPFSCSIDSPPLWCLSPAASPDHPYHEETSKESSTEGEESDQEEESYKDCFPTEPINHLTPRKSFSSVEELGKLVRRNGNRNDKEEKMDMLWEDFNTEERLPRSHSSSRLDSETVSVGCVEALRMSKPNNGATAIFSPRKPGLVVVMKVLKRFFLLHNSHRSVNKHHSSYRQSVKGHGSHKSVKTGSW; encoded by the coding sequence ATGGCTACCACTGAGGACTTCACCTTCCCCATCTTCACAGACCCTTTCTCATGCAGCATCGATTCCCCACCTCTATGGTGCTTGTCTCCCGCAGCCTCTCCTGATCATCCTTACCATGAAGAAACATCAAAAGAAAGCAGCACAGAGGGAGAGGAGAGTGATCAAGAAGAAGAATCCTATAAAGATTGTTTTCCTACTGAACCCATCAATCACTTAACTCCAAGGAAGAGCTTTTCAAGCGTAGAGGAGCTGGGCAAGCTGGTGAGAAGAAATGGTAATCGAAATGATAAGGAGGAGAAGATGGACATGTTATGGGAGGATTTCAATACTGAAGAGAGATTGCCTAGAAGTCACAGTAGTTCAAGATTGGATTCTGAAACGGTTAGCGTGGGCTGTGTTGAAGCTTTAAGAATGTCCAAACCTAATAACGGCGCCACCGCCATCTTTTCTCCAAGGAAACCAGGCTTGGTGGTGGTCATGAAAGTGTTGAAGAGGTTTTTCTTGCTTCACAATTCTCATAGGTCAGTTAATAAGCATCACAGCTCTTACAGGCAGTCAGTTAAGGGTCACGGATCACACAAGTCTGTAAAAACTGGTTCATGGTGA
- the LOC18104469 gene encoding probable magnesium transporter NIPA4 isoform X1, which produces MAEADKGISTDNIKGLVLALSSSFFIGASFIVKKKGLKKAGASGLRAGAGGYAYLHEPLWWIGMITMIVGEIANFAAYAFAPAILVTPLGALSIIISAVLAHVMLQEKLHIFGVLGCVLCVVGSTSIVLHAPQEREIESVKEVWDLATEPAFLLYAAIVITAVIVIIIRVIPRYGQTHVMVYISVCSLMGSLSVMSVKALGIALKLTFSGMNQLLYPQTWTFTLVVLACVITQINYLNKALDTFNTVVVSPIYYVMFTTLTILASVIMFKDWDGQNASQIVTEICGFVTILSGTFLLHKTKDMVEGSSQSLSLRLPKHEEEDGVLDHEGIPLRRLDSLRPK; this is translated from the exons ATGGCTGAAGCAGATAAAGGAATATCAACAGATAACATAAAGGGATTGGTGTTGGCATTGTCTTCAAGTTTCTTTATAGGAGCCAGttttattgttaagaaaaaaggGTTGAAGAAAGCTGGTGCTTCTGGTCTGAGGGCAG GTGCTGGGGGTTATGCTTACCTCCATGAACCTCTCTGGTGGATTGGCATGATAACAA TGATTGTTGGGGAAATCGCTAATTTTGCAGCCTATGCATTTGCACCAGCTATTCTAGTCACTCCTCTTGGCGCACTCAGTATCATTATCAG tGCTGTTCTTGCACATGTTATGTTACAAGAAAAGTTACACATTTTTGGGGTTCTCGGTTGTGTTCTTTGTGTCGTGGGTTCAACATCAATTGTTCTTCATGCACCTCAAGAACGTGAGATTGAGTCTGTGAAGGAAGTGTGGGACCTTGCAACAGAGCCAG CTTTTCTCTTGTATGCTGCTATTGTCATAACAGCAGTTATAGTAATTATCATCCGTGTTATACCCCGCTATGGGCAGACTCATGTTATGGTCTATATTTCAGTTTGTTCGCTTATGGGCTCACTATCG GTCATGAGTGTCAAAGCACTTGGAATTGCTTTGAAGCTGACGTTCTCAGGAATGAATCAGTTACTATACCCCCAAACGTGGACATTTACCTTGGTTGTCCTTGCCTGTGTAATCACTCAAATCAATTACTTAAACAAG GCTCTTGATACATTCAACACAGTGGTTGTATCTCCCATATACTATGTGATGTTTACTACATTAACAATTTTGGCCAGTGTAATCATGTTTAAG GATTGGGATGGACAGAACGCATCTCAAATTGTTACAGAAATTTGCGGATTTGTGACAATCCTTTCTGggacttttcttcttcataaaacGAAGGACATGGTTGAAG GCTCATCACAATCTCTATCATTGCGCCTTCCTaaacatgaagaagaagatggtgtCCTTGATCACGAAGGAATCCCTCTTCGACGACTAGACTCTCTGAGACCAAAATAG
- the LOC18104469 gene encoding probable magnesium transporter NIPA4 isoform X2: protein MITMIVGEIANFAAYAFAPAILVTPLGALSIIISAVLAHVMLQEKLHIFGVLGCVLCVVGSTSIVLHAPQEREIESVKEVWDLATEPAFLLYAAIVITAVIVIIIRVIPRYGQTHVMVYISVCSLMGSLSVMSVKALGIALKLTFSGMNQLLYPQTWTFTLVVLACVITQINYLNKALDTFNTVVVSPIYYVMFTTLTILASVIMFKDWDGQNASQIVTEICGFVTILSGTFLLHKTKDMVEGSSQSLSLRLPKHEEEDGVLDHEGIPLRRLDSLRPK from the exons ATGATAACAA TGATTGTTGGGGAAATCGCTAATTTTGCAGCCTATGCATTTGCACCAGCTATTCTAGTCACTCCTCTTGGCGCACTCAGTATCATTATCAG tGCTGTTCTTGCACATGTTATGTTACAAGAAAAGTTACACATTTTTGGGGTTCTCGGTTGTGTTCTTTGTGTCGTGGGTTCAACATCAATTGTTCTTCATGCACCTCAAGAACGTGAGATTGAGTCTGTGAAGGAAGTGTGGGACCTTGCAACAGAGCCAG CTTTTCTCTTGTATGCTGCTATTGTCATAACAGCAGTTATAGTAATTATCATCCGTGTTATACCCCGCTATGGGCAGACTCATGTTATGGTCTATATTTCAGTTTGTTCGCTTATGGGCTCACTATCG GTCATGAGTGTCAAAGCACTTGGAATTGCTTTGAAGCTGACGTTCTCAGGAATGAATCAGTTACTATACCCCCAAACGTGGACATTTACCTTGGTTGTCCTTGCCTGTGTAATCACTCAAATCAATTACTTAAACAAG GCTCTTGATACATTCAACACAGTGGTTGTATCTCCCATATACTATGTGATGTTTACTACATTAACAATTTTGGCCAGTGTAATCATGTTTAAG GATTGGGATGGACAGAACGCATCTCAAATTGTTACAGAAATTTGCGGATTTGTGACAATCCTTTCTGggacttttcttcttcataaaacGAAGGACATGGTTGAAG GCTCATCACAATCTCTATCATTGCGCCTTCCTaaacatgaagaagaagatggtgtCCTTGATCACGAAGGAATCCCTCTTCGACGACTAGACTCTCTGAGACCAAAATAG